Below is a genomic region from Streptantibioticus cattleyicolor NRRL 8057 = DSM 46488.
GAGCGCGGGACGAGCCGGCCGTGGCGCAGTTGCCAGCCGCCCTTGAAGCGCTCCTGGTCCTCGTAGCGGCGGGGGTATCCCTGGCCGGGGCGGGTCTCGACGTTGTTGAACCAGGCGTATTCGGTGCCGGCCCGGTTGGTCCAGGTCTGTTTGCAGGTGACCGAGCAGGTGTGGCAGCCGATGCACTTGTCGAGGTTCATCACCATCGCGACCTGTGCCATGACGCGCATGTGTCAGTACTCCACGTTCTGCGAGCGGCGGCGGATGACGGTGACCGCGTCGCGCTGGTTGCCGGTGGGCCCGTAGTAGTTGGGGGCGAAGGAGAGCTGGGCGTAGCCGCCGATCAGGTGGGTGGGTTTGACCAGCAGCCGGGTGAGGGCGTTGTGCACGCCGCCGCGCCGTCCGGTCGCCTCGGACTTCGGGACGTTCACCAGGCGTTCCTGCACGTGGTACATGAAGACGGTGCCGGGCGGGATACGGTGCGAGACGACGGCGCGGGCGACGACGACGCCGTTGGGGTTGACCGCCTCGATCCAGTCGTTGTCGGCGGCCCCGACGGCCTCGGCGTCGGCGGGGCTCATCCACACCACGGGGCCGCCGCGCGCGAGGGTCTGCATCAGCAGGTTCTCCTGGTACTCGGAGTGGATGGACCACTTCGAGTGCGGGGTGAGGTAGCGCACGGTCACCGTGCGTCCGCCGTCGGGTGCCTCGTCCTGATGTGGTGTTCCGCCGAGGGTGAGCGGGTCCAACGGGGGCCGGTAGACGGGGAGTTGTTCGCCGAACTCGGCAATCCAGTCGTGGTCGAGGTAGAAGTGCTGGCGGCCGGTGAGGGTGTGCCAGGGCTTGAGGTTCTCGGTGTTGATGGTGAAGGGGGCGTAGCGGCGGTCGGCGCCTTCCTTGCCGGACCATTCGAAGCTGACGCCGGCCTGGGCGGGGCGGGCCTGGGTGTCGGAGAAGAGCACGCGGTGGCCGTGGGCGGATTCGGCGAGTTCGGTGAAGTCCGAGGCGGGTCCGCAGCGTTCGGCCAGGCGCGCGAAGCCTTCGGCGGCGACGCGCCCGTTGGTGGTGCCGGACAGGGCGAGGACGGCTTCGCACAGCTTGGCGTCGGTGTCGAGGAGCGGGCGGCCGGCCGCGGACCCCGCGGTGGCGGTGCCGCACCGGGCGGCGAGCCACCGGGTCTCCGGGCCGGTGCGGACGGTGACCCCTTTGACCTGCATGCCGTCGTCCTCCAGCAGGGGTCCGAGGGCCGCGAGCCGGTCGGCGACCGTGGTGTAGTCGCGTTCCACCACGGTGAGGTGGGGCAGGTTGTGGCCCGCCTCGGCCGCCCGGTCGTCGTCGCGCCAGTCGGGGACGGTCCCGCCGGGTTGTGCCATCTCGTACGGGGTGTCGTGGCCGAGGGCGGTGGCCACCAGGTCGTAGGCGCGTTCCAGGCGGCCGGCCGCCAGTTCCGACAGCTTGGCGGCGAGGCCGTGGAAGATCTCGAAGTCGGTGCGGGCCTGCCACGGCGGGCTGATCGCCGGGGAGAAGGCGTGCACGTAGGGGTGCATGTCGGTGCTGGACAGGTCGTGTTTCTCGTACCAGGTGGCGGCGGGCAGCACCAGGTCGGCGTGGAGGGTGGTGGAGGTCATCCGGAAGTCGACGGCCAGCAGCAGGTCGAGCTTGCCGTGCGGTTCCTCGTCGCGCCAGACGACGTCGCGGGGGCGCCGGCCGGGCGGCAGGGGCGGTGCCGTGGCGTTGTCCCGCGCGCCGAGCAGATGGCGCAGGAAGTATTCGTTGCCCTTGGCGGACGAGCCGATGAGGTTGGCCCGCCACACGGTGAGCACGCGGGGCCAGTTGGCCGGGGCGTCCGGGTCCTGGCAGGCGAAGCGGAGGTCGCCGGCGGCGATCCGGGCCGCCGCCCAGCGCGCCGGGTCCTGCCCGCTGGCGTGTGCCGCGCGCCCGAGGTCCAGCGGGTTGGTGTCGAACGTCGGGTAGGAGGGCATCCAGCCCAGGCGTACCGACTGGGCCACCAGGTCGGCGGTGTGCCGTCCGGCGAAGAGCCGGCGTCCGGTCGGCGCGGCCAGCGCGTCCGGCGTCGCGGTGTCGTAACGCCACTGGCCGGTGTGGAGGTACCAGTACGGGGTTCCGGCCATCTGCCGGGAGGGCCGGACCCAGTCGGCGGCGGTGGACAGCTGCTGCCAGCCGGCCAGCGGGCGCACCTTCTCCTGGCCGACGTAGTGCGCCCAGCCGCCGCCGTTGACCCCCTGGCAGCCGGTGAGCAGCAGCAGGGAGAGGAAGGATCGGTAGATGGTGTCGGAGTGGAACCAGTGGTTGGTGCCCGCGCCCATCACGATCATGGCCCGGCCGCGGGTCTGCTCCGCGGTCCGCGCGAACTCGCGGGCCACCCGCGTCACGGCGGTCGCCGGCACCGAGGTGATCTCCTCCTGCCAGGCCGGGGTGCACGGCACCGACGCGTCGTCGTAGCCCTCCGGCCACCGGCCGCCGAGCCCCGGCCGGCGTACCCCGTACCGCGCCAGCAGCAGGTCGAAGACGGTGGTGACCGGGCGGCCCCCGATCCGGCGTACCGGCACGTCGCGTACGAGCACCTCACCGGGGCCGTGCTCGAAGCGCGGCAGTGCCACCGGGACGCGCGGGCCACCGGCTTCCTGATACAACGTCAGCACCGGGTCGGTGTCGCCGAGATCGAGGTTCCAGCGGCCCTCGCCGCTCTTGTCCCAGCGGTCGGCCAGCGTGCCGTTGGGGGCGACCGGGCGGCCGGTGACCGAGTCCAGGAGCACCGGTTGCCAGCGCCGCGCCGGGGAGTCGGTCTCCATGCCGAGGTCGGCGGCGGTGACGAACTTGCCCGGTACGTAGGCGTCGGCGCCGCGCTGCTCCAGTTCGACGAGGAACGGCAGATCGGTGAAGCGCTTGACGTAGTCGGTGAAGTAGGCGACCCGGCGGCGGACGAAGAACTCGGTGAGGATGACGTGTCCCATCGCCATGGCCACCGCGCCGTCGGTGCCCGGGTGGGGGTGGAGCCATTCGTCGGCGAACTTGGTGGCGTCCGCGTAGTCCGGGCAGACCACCACCACCTTCTGCCCCCGGTAGCGGGCCTCGGCCATCCAGTGGGCGTCCGGGGTGCGGGTGACGGGCACGTTGGAGCCCCACAGCACCAGGTAGGCGGCGTCCCACCAGTCGCCGGACTCCGGCACGTCCGTCTGGTCGCCGAAGACCTGCGGCGAGGCGATCGGCAGGTCCGCGTACCAGTCGTAGAACGAGATCATCGGCGCGCCGATCAGCGCCATGAAGCGGGCGCCGACCGCGTGCGAGGCGATCGACATCGCGGGGATCGGCGAGAAGCCGGCGATCCGGTCCGGCCCGTACGTCCGCAGCGTGTGCACGTGCGCGGCGGCGGCGATCTCCAGCGCCTCGTCCCACTCGATGCGCACCAGCCCGCCCCGGCCGCGGGCCGACTGGTAGCGGCGGCGCCGCTCCGGGTCGCCGGTGACCTCGGCCCATGCCGCCACCGGATCGCCCAGCCGCGCCCTGGCCTCCCGGTACATCTCCACCAGCACGCCACGGGCGTACGGATGGCGCACCCGGGCCGGCGAGTAGGTGTACCAGGAGAACGAGGCGCCGCGCGGGCAGCCGCGCGGCTCGTACTCGGGCCGGTCGGGGCCGGTGGACGGGTAGTCGGTCGCCTGGGTCTCCCAGGTGATCAGGCCGTCCTTGACGTACACCTGCCAGGAGCACGAGCCGGTGCAGTTGACGCCGTGGGTGGAGCGCACCACCTTGTCGTGGGCCCAACGCTCCCGGTACCGCGTGTCGTTGACCGCCTTCCTCGCCTGGAAGACCGCGCGGGAGTCGTCGGTGGCCGGCGCCCGGCTCAGCAACCGCCCCGCCGCCAGCAGTGCCTGCGACACGGCGTCGGCGGAACGCCCGGCACGGTCACGGAACGGGACGGACCTCATGACCACCTACTCCTCACAGCGGACTGTCGGCTTCCGGGCGGAAGACTCGCGCACCACACGCGGGATAAGGCGGGCGTTCCGGGAGGTTTGACCGCAAGAGACGCCATTCTTTCCTTGTACTTTGCAGGCGTTTTAGGCGAAACGTTTTTCCCGTGACGACACGATGGCCAGATCGAGGAACATTGCAGTCCGCAATACTTGGGGGGTAAACGAAGCCTGCCGTTTGCCGCCGACGGCGCGACGGGGGAAGGTGTCACCCATGGTCTCCCGGTACGCGCAGTGGCAGCCTTCGGTGGCGCCGCGTCGTCATGTGGTGTGTGTCTGGGTGCGGGAGAACGGCGGTGGCGACGCGCACGGGCAGCTCGTCGTGCCGGACGGCTGTGTCGACCTCATGTGGTGTGACGGTGCGCTGGAGGTGGTCGGGCCGGACCGGGGGGCGCGGACGGTGCCGGTGCGGGCCGGGGCGGGCATCGCGGGGGTGCGGTTGCGGCCGGGGGCGGCGGGGTTGCTGCTGGGACGGCTGCCCGCGCGGGAGGTGTGCGACCTCCAGGTGCCGCTCGCGGAAGTGCTGCCGCGGGACCGGGTCCGGCGGCTGGCGGACCGGCTGGCCGGCGCCGAGGGGCCACGCGCCGCCGGGGTGCTGGACGCGTTCGCGGCCTCGCTGCCCACCGATCACGCGCCCGATCCCGTGGTGGAGCACGCCGTGGCGGTGCTCGGCCGCCCCGCGCCGGTGCGGTTGTCGTCGCTGGCCGGGCACGTCGGCCTGTCCGAGCGGCAGTTGCGGCGGCGGGTGACGGACGCGGTGGGGTACGGGCCGAAGACACTCCACGCGGTGCTGCGTTTCCAGCGGGCGCTGGCCCGGGCCCGGGCGGGCGGCGCCGGCCTGGCCGAGGTCGCGCTGCGCGCGGGCTACGCGGACCAGGCCCACTTCACCCGAGAGGTCCGCCGCCTCGCCGGCGTGCCGCCGACGGTGCTGCTGGGCGCGGGGCGGACGGCTCAGGGCGTGCGGTCGTAGGCGCGCAGCGTGAGCAGCGCGGCGAGCGTCACGCCGGGGCGGGCCTCCACCTCGGTGGTCGCCGACCAGCGGGCCCAGGTGATCGGCCAGCCCCCGTCCTCCCGCTGCGCGGCGGCGAGATGGCGCAGTCCGCGCCGCGTCTGCGCGTCGGTGAACCACGCGCGCGCCAGGCTGTCCGGACGCGGGGCGACGTCGTGCGGCAGGTGGTATTCGCCGGGGGCGTACCCGGGGGCGAGTCGCACCCGCTCGGGGTGGTCCGGATCGAGGAGTACGAGGCGCTGCTCGCGCACCAGGTCACCCAGGCGTTCCGCCTGCCGCCGCGCCCAGGTCCGGTCGGGGGCCGCGTCGAGGAAGGCGACGGCGGCCCGGACCTCGTACGGATGGGTCTGCCGCAGCCCTTCGACGGCGGCGCGGCAGAACTCGGTGGCGGTGCGCGGCCAGGGGTGGTCGACGCCGAGGCGCAGCAGCGGGCCCAGGATCTGCCCGGTGGCCAGCAGTTCGCCGTGGGGTTCGCCGGAGATCGGCAGCCACGGCGGACGCGGGTAGGGGCGCAGGGTCGGCAGTACGGCCGGCACGCCTCCGTCCGGGGCGGTGACGCCGGCCAGCCAGTCGCACAGGCGCCGGGCCCGGGACGCGTCCAGCGCCCCGGTCTCCTCCAGCACCGCCAGGGCGGCGGGCAGCGCGATCGGCTGCGGTGCCGGTCCCCTGACGTCGGGTTCGAGCCCGTAGGCGTATCCGCCGTCCCGGCCGCGGTAGGCGTCCAGGGCGGTGAGCACCCCGGCCGGATCGTCCTCGTCGCCGAAGAGGAACGCGAAGCGGCGTTGTTCCAGCACCCGTCCCGAGGCCCACAGGAAGCGTCCGGCCCGCTCGATCACGGTGTCGTTGATCCATGCCATGCCGCGACGGTACGCGGGGGCCGGGCCGCGGGTCTTGAACGGATCGGCCACGGCGTCCGGGGCGTGCCCGCCTCGTGGTCTCCCGGGCCGGCGGTCGAGGTGGGCGTCGAGGTGGCCCGCGACTTCGGCGGTGCCCGGCGTCCCCGTCGACGGGCGGCGCTTCGGGCCGGACGTCGTGACGGCCAACGAGGCCCAACCCGGCCTGCCGCACTCCCCGTTGGTGCTGCGGGCCATCGCCCGGGCGCACGACACCCGGCTGGACGCGCTCGCCACGGTGGTGGCGCCGGGCGAGCTGCGGGTCGGGGAGTCCGTCGTGCTCCGGTGACTCCCGGCAGGCCCCGCAGGGTTCTTTGATCTTCCTTTGCTCACGTCACCTTGTTGACGCGTGAATGACAACTGTACGTTTCCCGCACGTCACCACTGAACGTGGTGGCACCCCCTGCACCGCCCTGCACTGCTCCGTTCCCCCACCTCAGGAGGCAGTACGTTGCGTCACATACCCTCACCCCGAACCGCCCTGTCCGCGGCGGGCGTCGCCGCGCTCGTCGTCTGCGGTCTGGCGACGACCGCGCCGGCCGGGGCAGCCGCCACGGCCCACCACCCGGGCGTCTCGTGGACCCGCGCCTGCGCCCTGCCCGCGGCTCCCGGCACCGCCGCCTGCAACGCGCTGCACGTCACCAGCGTGACCGAACACATCAACGCGACGGGCGTGACCCCCGCCGCCACCCCGTCCGGCTACGGCCCCGCCGACCTGCGCAGCGCCTACAACATCCCGGCGGGCGGCGGCTCGGGGCAGACGGTCGCGATCGTCGACGCCTACGACGACCCCAACGCCGAGTCCGACCTGGCCACCTACCGCAGCCAGTACGGCCTGCCCGCCTGCACCACCGCCAACGGCTGCTTCAAGAAGGTCAACGAGACCGGAGGCACCAAGTACCCGCGCGCCAACAGCGGCTGGGCCGGGGAGATCTCCCTCGACCTCGACATGGTCTCCGCGATGGCACCGAACGCGCACATCATCCTCGTGGAGGCGAACACCGCCAACATGACGGACCTGGGCGCCTCGGTCAACACCGCCGTCAAGCTCGGCGCCAAGTTCGTCTCCAACAGCTACGGCGGCTCGGAGTCCTCCTCGGACACCGGCTACGACTCCACCTACTTCAACCACCCGGGCGTCGCCATCACCGTCTCCTCGGGCGACGGCGGCTACGGGGTGGAATACCCGGCGTCCTCGCCGTACGTCACCGCGGTCGGCGGCACCGCGCTGAAGCGTGACTCCAGCACCGCCCGCGGCTGGAGCGAGAGCGTGTGGTCCACCTCCAGCACCGAGGGCGCCGGCTCCGGCTGCTCCGCCTACGAGCCCAAGCCGTCCTGGCAGACCGACAGCGGCTGCGCCGAGCGCACCGTCGCCGACGTCTCGGCCGTCGCCGACCCGGCCACCGGTGTCGCCGTCTACCAGACCTACGGCGGCTCCGGCTGGACCGTCTACGGCGGAACGAGCGTGGCCGCCCCGCTGATCGCCGGCGTCTACGCCGACGCCGGTGCCCCGTCCGCCAGTTACCCCGCCGCCGACGCCTACGCCCACCCCGGCGCGCTCAACGACGTGACCACCGGCTCCACCGCCAGCTGCTCCCCCGCCTACCTGTGCACCGCAGGCACCGGCTACGACGGCCCCACCGGCCTCGGCACCCCCAACGGTCTGGCCGCCTTCACCGGCTGACCCCACCCGGCCGGGGCGGCCCGGACGCCTACGCGTTCCAGGGCCGCCCCGCGTCGAGCAACGCCAGCTCCAGCCCGCGCAGCCGGTCCGGGGCGGCGACCAGTTCGTAGCCGGTGACCCGGTCGCCGGCGCTGGTGACGAGGACGGCGAGCCGCAACCGGCCGTACGGCGCCACCGCGATGCCCACGACGCCGTCGACCAGCAGTGCCTCCGCGAGGTGCGCGTTCCGCCCGAAGACGGCGATCTCCCGGGCCACGGCGTGGGCGCCGGTCACCTCGGCCGGCCGGCCCGCGACCGGCGCCGCGGGGTCCGCGCGCCGTACGACGTCGGGGGCGAGGACGGCGAGTATCGCGTCGAGGTCGCCCGCCCGCGACGCCGCCAGGAAGGCTTCCACCACGCCGCGCTGGCGCGCGAGTTCCGCACCGGACACGGCCGGGGCGCCGCGCACCTTGCGGCGGGCCCGGCTGGCGAGTTGCTTGGCGGCGGCGAGCGAGCGGCCGACGACGGGCGCGATCTCGCCGAACGGCACCGCGAACATGTCGTGCAGCACGAAGGCGACCCGTTCGGCGGGGCCCAGCCGGACCAGGACGACCAGCACGGCGCGTCCCACCGAGTCGGCCAGCAGTGTCCGCTGTTCCGGGTCGCCGTCCACGCCGGTGTCCCGGTCCTCCTCGGGCCCCGGCAGCCCGGCCGGCCTCTCCCGCCGGGCGGCGCGGGAACGCAGCATGTCCAGGCAGATCCGGGAGACCGTGGTGGTGAGCCAACCGCCCATGGTGTCGATGGCGTCCGCGTCGGCGCGGGCCAGCCGCAGCCAGGCCTCCTGCACGGCGTCCTCCGCCTCGCCGTGCGAGCCGAGCAGGCGGTGGGCGACCGCGCGCAGGCGGTCGCGGTGCGTCTCGAAGTCCGCCGCGAGGGCGTCGTGCGCGTTCAACCGGTCACCTTTCCCCGTGGTCGTCCGTCAACACGGTAGGACCCTCCGGCCGTTGGACGGCCGGGGGGCGGACGACCGAGGAAGGAAGGGGCATCTTCGTGGATGTCTACGAGGCGGTGGCGAGCCGGCGGGCGGTGCGGCGGTTCAGCGCGGAGCCGGTGCCGCGCGAGGCGCTGGAGCGTGTGCTGCGCGCCGCGAGACGGTCCCCGTCCGGCGGCAACCTCCAGCCGTGGCACCTCTACGTGCTGACCGGCGCGCCCCTGGCGGACCTGCGGAAACGCACCGCGGCACGGGTGGCCGCCGGCGACCCCGGTGACCCGCGGGAATACCCGATGTACCCGCCGGAGCTGCGATCCCCGTACCGGGAACGCCGGTTCGCGGCGGCCCGGCAGCGCTACGCCGCGATGGGCATACCCTGGGAGGACGAGCGGGCACGGCACGAAGCCGTCGCCGCCAACTGGGACTGCTTCGGCGCACCGGTGGCCGCGTTCTGCTACCTCGACCGCGCCATGGGGCCGGGCCAGTGGGCCGACACGGGGATGTACCTGCAGACCGTGATGCTCCTGCTGCGCGCCGAAGGGCTGCACAGCTGCGCGCAGATGGCCTGGTCGGTGTACCGGTCGACGGTCGCCGAGATCGTGTCGCCCCCGTCGGACCTGATCCTCTTCTGCGGTTTGTCCATCGGTTACGAGGACGCCGCCGCGCCGCAGACCCGCACCGACCGGGCACCACTCGGCGAGACCGTGACGTTCCTGGACGGGTAGGTCAGCCGGACCCGGTCGGGCGGGCGACGGCGTCCAGCGCCGCGAGCGTGGTGGCGTCGAGGTGGATGGCCCCGGCGGCGATGTTCTCCTCCAGGTGGCGGGGGTTGGCGGTGCCGGGGATGAGGAGGACGTGGGGCGCGTGGCGGAGCAGCCAGGCGAGGCCGATCTGGGCGGGGGTGTGGCCGAGGGAGCGGGCGACGGCGAGGACGGCCGGGTCGTCGGTGACCTTCGGCACGCCGGGGAAGGCGCCGCCGAGCGGGAAGAACGGAACCCACGCGATGCCTTCCGCGGCGCACAGCCGCAGCATCTCCTCGTCGTCGCGGGTCACCAGACTGTAGGCGTTCTGGACGCAGACGATCCCGGCCGGGACCGCCCGGCGCAGTATGTCGAGGGTGACGCCGCTCAGGCCGATCGCGCCGATCTTGCCCGCGTCGCGCAGCGCGGTGAGCACCGCCAACTGGTCGTCGAGGTCGACCCGTTGATCACCCTCGGCCCGCAGTCCCGGACCGGCGTCGAGGCGGCGGAGGTTGACCACCG
It encodes:
- a CDS encoding nitrate reductase subunit alpha, with the translated sequence MRSVPFRDRAGRSADAVSQALLAAGRLLSRAPATDDSRAVFQARKAVNDTRYRERWAHDKVVRSTHGVNCTGSCSWQVYVKDGLITWETQATDYPSTGPDRPEYEPRGCPRGASFSWYTYSPARVRHPYARGVLVEMYREARARLGDPVAAWAEVTGDPERRRRYQSARGRGGLVRIEWDEALEIAAAAHVHTLRTYGPDRIAGFSPIPAMSIASHAVGARFMALIGAPMISFYDWYADLPIASPQVFGDQTDVPESGDWWDAAYLVLWGSNVPVTRTPDAHWMAEARYRGQKVVVVCPDYADATKFADEWLHPHPGTDGAVAMAMGHVILTEFFVRRRVAYFTDYVKRFTDLPFLVELEQRGADAYVPGKFVTAADLGMETDSPARRWQPVLLDSVTGRPVAPNGTLADRWDKSGEGRWNLDLGDTDPVLTLYQEAGGPRVPVALPRFEHGPGEVLVRDVPVRRIGGRPVTTVFDLLLARYGVRRPGLGGRWPEGYDDASVPCTPAWQEEITSVPATAVTRVAREFARTAEQTRGRAMIVMGAGTNHWFHSDTIYRSFLSLLLLTGCQGVNGGGWAHYVGQEKVRPLAGWQQLSTAADWVRPSRQMAGTPYWYLHTGQWRYDTATPDALAAPTGRRLFAGRHTADLVAQSVRLGWMPSYPTFDTNPLDLGRAAHASGQDPARWAAARIAAGDLRFACQDPDAPANWPRVLTVWRANLIGSSAKGNEYFLRHLLGARDNATAPPLPPGRRPRDVVWRDEEPHGKLDLLLAVDFRMTSTTLHADLVLPAATWYEKHDLSSTDMHPYVHAFSPAISPPWQARTDFEIFHGLAAKLSELAAGRLERAYDLVATALGHDTPYEMAQPGGTVPDWRDDDRAAEAGHNLPHLTVVERDYTTVADRLAALGPLLEDDGMQVKGVTVRTGPETRWLAARCGTATAGSAAGRPLLDTDAKLCEAVLALSGTTNGRVAAEGFARLAERCGPASDFTELAESAHGHRVLFSDTQARPAQAGVSFEWSGKEGADRRYAPFTINTENLKPWHTLTGRQHFYLDHDWIAEFGEQLPVYRPPLDPLTLGGTPHQDEAPDGGRTVTVRYLTPHSKWSIHSEYQENLLMQTLARGGPVVWMSPADAEAVGAADNDWIEAVNPNGVVVARAVVSHRIPPGTVFMYHVQERLVNVPKSEATGRRGGVHNALTRLLVKPTHLIGGYAQLSFAPNYYGPTGNQRDAVTVIRRRSQNVEY
- a CDS encoding helix-turn-helix domain-containing protein, yielding MVSRYAQWQPSVAPRRHVVCVWVRENGGGDAHGQLVVPDGCVDLMWCDGALEVVGPDRGARTVPVRAGAGIAGVRLRPGAAGLLLGRLPAREVCDLQVPLAEVLPRDRVRRLADRLAGAEGPRAAGVLDAFAASLPTDHAPDPVVEHAVAVLGRPAPVRLSSLAGHVGLSERQLRRRVTDAVGYGPKTLHAVLRFQRALARARAGGAGLAEVALRAGYADQAHFTREVRRLAGVPPTVLLGAGRTAQGVRS
- a CDS encoding S53 family peptidase produces the protein MRHIPSPRTALSAAGVAALVVCGLATTAPAGAAATAHHPGVSWTRACALPAAPGTAACNALHVTSVTEHINATGVTPAATPSGYGPADLRSAYNIPAGGGSGQTVAIVDAYDDPNAESDLATYRSQYGLPACTTANGCFKKVNETGGTKYPRANSGWAGEISLDLDMVSAMAPNAHIILVEANTANMTDLGASVNTAVKLGAKFVSNSYGGSESSSDTGYDSTYFNHPGVAITVSSGDGGYGVEYPASSPYVTAVGGTALKRDSSTARGWSESVWSTSSTEGAGSGCSAYEPKPSWQTDSGCAERTVADVSAVADPATGVAVYQTYGGSGWTVYGGTSVAAPLIAGVYADAGAPSASYPAADAYAHPGALNDVTTGSTASCSPAYLCTAGTGYDGPTGLGTPNGLAAFTG
- a CDS encoding sigma-70 family RNA polymerase sigma factor, with translation MNAHDALAADFETHRDRLRAVAHRLLGSHGEAEDAVQEAWLRLARADADAIDTMGGWLTTTVSRICLDMLRSRAARRERPAGLPGPEEDRDTGVDGDPEQRTLLADSVGRAVLVVLVRLGPAERVAFVLHDMFAVPFGEIAPVVGRSLAAAKQLASRARRKVRGAPAVSGAELARQRGVVEAFLAASRAGDLDAILAVLAPDVVRRADPAAPVAGRPAEVTGAHAVAREIAVFGRNAHLAEALLVDGVVGIAVAPYGRLRLAVLVTSAGDRVTGYELVAAPDRLRGLELALLDAGRPWNA
- a CDS encoding nitroreductase codes for the protein MDVYEAVASRRAVRRFSAEPVPREALERVLRAARRSPSGGNLQPWHLYVLTGAPLADLRKRTAARVAAGDPGDPREYPMYPPELRSPYRERRFAAARQRYAAMGIPWEDERARHEAVAANWDCFGAPVAAFCYLDRAMGPGQWADTGMYLQTVMLLLRAEGLHSCAQMAWSVYRSTVAEIVSPPSDLILFCGLSIGYEDAAAPQTRTDRAPLGETVTFLDG
- a CDS encoding aldo/keto reductase — translated: MTTDSTLTPQHTASGAPRAGGAADLAGRTVSRIGYGAMQLEHLRADRRAAIALLRRVAELGVDHVDTAHFYGDGFVNDVIRDAFRPEDGITVVSKVGADPEPDPGAARTLRPAQRPEELRASVEANLTGLGLDHIPVVNLRRLDAGPGLRAEGDQRVDLDDQLAVLTALRDAGKIGAIGLSGVTLDILRRAVPAGIVCVQNAYSLVTRDDEEMLRLCAAEGIAWVPFFPLGGAFPGVPKVTDDPAVLAVARSLGHTPAQIGLAWLLRHAPHVLLIPGTANPRHLEENIAAGAIHLDATTLAALDAVARPTGSG